The following coding sequences are from one Lycium ferocissimum isolate CSIRO_LF1 chromosome 3, AGI_CSIRO_Lferr_CH_V1, whole genome shotgun sequence window:
- the LOC132050526 gene encoding uncharacterized protein At5g48480, protein MAEVAVEPQNGGSVTEAQNGGATENSTRVVVFTSVKPQLFVEAPKANDAVTFYKAAFGAEEVTRVNHPKRKAEQETPLILSVELKLGSFAFLVADLTDEDSTAPVKTASTGCVFCLETEDVEAAIAKAVSAGAVAEGEIAEGDAAAAGCCGGRVGKLKDPYGNVWMICSLVKKSE, encoded by the exons ATGGCTGAAGTAGCAGTAGAACCACAAAACGGAGGCTCAGTTACCGAGGCACAAAACGGAGGGGCCACTGAGAACTCGACACGTGTCGTCGTCTTCACATCAGTGAAGCCACAGCTGTTTGTGGAAGCACCGAAAGCAAACGACGCCGTAACGTTTTACAAAGCGGCGTTTGGTGCTGAGGAAGTGACACGTGTCAACCATCCGAAGAGGAAAGCTGAACAGGAAACACCGTTGATCTTGTCCGTTGAACTCAAACTTGGCTCATTTGCTTTCCTTGTTGCTGATCTTACTGATGAGGACTCCACTGCTCC TGTGAAGACTGCTTCGACTGGTTGTGTTTTCTGCTTGGAGACTGAAGATGTGGAAGCTGCTATAGCCAAGGCTGTCTCTGCTGGCGCTGTTGCTGAGGGCGAAATAGCCGAAGGTGATGCTGCTGCTGCTGGTTGTTGCGGTGGGCGTGTTGGAAAGCTGAAGGATCCTTATGGCAATGTCTGGATGATTTGCTCCCTTGTTAAAAAATCCGAGTAA